In the Rattus rattus isolate New Zealand chromosome 18, Rrattus_CSIRO_v1, whole genome shotgun sequence genome, one interval contains:
- the Zbtb24 gene encoding zinc finger and BTB domain-containing protein 24 codes for MADTTPEPSGHLIVHSDTHSDTVLASLEDQRKKGFLCDITLIVENVHFRAHKALLAASSEYFSMMFAEEGEIGQSIYMLEGMVADTFGILLEFIYTGYLHASEKTTEQILATAQFLKVYDLVKAYTDFQNSHNSPKPPALNCSGTPVVVISNKKNDPLKRKRGRPRKTNGLQEGKSELAAEGEVQLRVNNSVQNRQNFVFKEDSVRLNEQTPKEKESEPTGEPGSVEEMPAEKDENSDPKARDGPGSQSRYSKRRTRRSVKLKDYKLSGDEDDQSTAKRATCGRQKRSSAPEARCKDCDRVFKYSHFLAIHQRRHTGERPFKCSECGKGFAQKHSLQVHTRMHTGERPYTCTVCSKALTTKHSLLEHMSLHSGQKSFTCDQCGKYFSQKRQLKSHYRVHTGHSLPECNHCHRKFMDVSQLKKHLRTHTGEKPFTCEICGKSFTAKSSLQTHIRIHRGEKPYSCSVCGKCFSDSSAKRRHCVLHTGKKPFSCPECSLQFARLDNLKAHLKIHSKEKHASDSSSVSGSSADEVRNVLQLQPYQLSASGEQEIQLLVTDSVHNINFMPAPSQGVSIVAAESSQNMATDPAANITLLTQQPEQLQSLILSAQQEQTEHIQSLGMIGSQMDASQAEPVHVITLSKETLEHLHAHQEQTSSSVPAADTGARASSPPSTRPGAELTQAPLTVPLDPSPGATVAGWPFGPSSYRSLKM; via the exons ATGGCGGACACAACACCTGAGCCTTCTGGGCATCTTATTGTACACTCAGACACTCACAGTGACACTGTCCTGGCTAGTCTTGAGGATCAGAGGAAGAAGGGCTTTCTTTGCGATATTACTTTGATCGTGGAGAATGTGCATTTCCGAGCTCATAAAGCCCTACTGGCTGCCAGTAGCGAGTATTTCTCAATGATGTTTGCGGAAGAGGGCGAGATTGGCCAGTCCATTTATATGCTGGAAGGCATGGTTGCGGACACCTTTGGTATCCTGCTGGAATTTATCTATACAGGCTATCTACATGCCAGTGAGAAAACGACAGAACAAATCCTGGCTACTGCCCAATTCTTAAAAGTCTATGACCTGGTAAAGGCTTACACTGACTTCCAGAATAGCCATAACTCCCCAAAGCCACCGGCCTTGAACTGCTCAGGTACTCCGGTGGTGGTTATTTCCAATAAGAAGAATGATCCTCTGAAACGGAAACGGGGAAGGCCAAGAAAAACCAACGGTTTGCAGGAAGGGAAATCGGAGCTAGCTGCAGAGGGAGAGGTGCAGCTAAGAGTGAACAATTCCGTTCAGAATAGACAAAACTTTGTATTTAAAGAAGACAGTGTCAGACTGAATGAGCAGACTCCCAAAGAAAAGGAGTCAGAGCCCACCGGTGAGCCAGGCAGTGTGGAGGAGATGCCCGCCGAGAAGGACGAGAACTCTGACCCCAAGGCTCGGGATGGACCGGGAAGCCAGAGCAGGTACAGCAAGCGGAGGACTCGCAGGTCTGTCAAGCTTAAAGACTACAAACTTAGTGGAGATGAAGATGACCAGAGCACAGCCAAGAGGGCGACGTGTGGGAGGCAAAAGCGTTCCAGCGCTCCCGAGGCCCGCTGTAAAGACTGCGACAGAGTCTTTAAATATAGTCACTTCTTAGCCATCCACCAGAGACGCCACACTG GGGAGCGACCCTTCAAATGCAGCGAGTGTGGAAAGGGCTTTGCTCAGAAGCACTCCTTGCAGGTTCATACCAGGATGCACACGGGAGAGCGGCCATACACCTGCACCGTGTGCAGCAAGGCGCTGACCACCAAGCACTCCCTGCTGGAGCACATGAGCCTGCACTCAG GGCAGAAGTCTTTTACCTGTGATCAGTGTGGAAAGTATTTCAGCCAGAAAAGACAGCTAAAGAGCCATTATCGTGTCCATACAG GCCACTCACTACCAGAATGCAACCACTGCCATCGCAAGTTTATGGATGTGTCCCAGCTAAAGAAACATCTGCGCACGCACACAG GTGAGAAGCCATTTACTTGTGAAATCTGTGGGAAATCTTTCACAGCAAAGAGCTCCCTTCAGACCCACATCAGAATCCACCG aggagaaaagccGTATTCCTGCAGCGTCTGCGGCAAATGCTTCTCTGACTCCAGTGCCAAGAGGAGACACTGCGTCCTACATACGGGCAAAAAGCCTTTCTCCTGCCCCGAGTGCAGCCTACAGTTTGCTCGCCTGGACAATCTGAAGGCTCACCTGAAAATCCACAGCAAGGAGAAGCACGCGTCAGACTCCAGCAGTGTCTCTGGCAGTAGTGCTGACGAGGTGCGGAACGTTCTTCAGCTGCAGCCATACCAGCTCTCCGCCTCAGGAGAGCAGGAGATTCAGCTTCTCGTTACCGACTCTGTGCATAACATTAACTTCATGCCCGCTCCCAGCCAGGGCGTTAGCATTGTAGCTGCTGAGAGCTCTCAGAACATGGCCACAGACCCGGCTGCCAACATCACCCTGCTCACACAGCAGCCGGAGCAACTGCAGAGCCTGATTCTTTCAGCTCAGCAGGAGCAGACAGAGCACATTCAGAGCCTCGGCATGATTGGAAGCCAGATGGACGCCTCCCAGGCCGAGCCAGTGCATGTGATCACACTGTCCAAGGAAACGCTGGAGCACCTCCATGCTCACCAGGAGCAAACATCCAGCTCAGTGCCTGCAGCGGACACAGGAGCCCGagcctcctctcccccctccactAGGCCAGGGGCAGAGCTGACCCAGGCGCCTCTGACGGTTCCGCTGGACCCTTCCCCTGGAGCCACAGTGGCGGGGTGGCCCTTTGGGCCGTCCTCTTATAGATCCTTAAAGATGTGA